In Populus nigra chromosome 1, ddPopNigr1.1, whole genome shotgun sequence, one genomic interval encodes:
- the LOC133684520 gene encoding large ribosomal subunit protein uL6, producing MKTILSSETMDIPDGVKIKISARIIEVEGPRGKLSRNFKHLNLDFQLIKDEEGKRKLKIDAWFATRKTSAAIRTALSHVENLITGVTKGYRYKMRFVYAHFPINASITNSNTAIEIRNFLGEKKVRKVDMLEGVSILRSEKVKDELVLDGNDIELVSRSAALINQKCHVKNKDIRKFLDGIYVSEKGTVVEEE from the exons ATGAAGACAATTCTGTCGTCCGAGACCATGGACATCCCCGACGGGGTGAAAATCAAGATCAGTGCTAGAATCATAGAAGTGGAAGGCCCAAGAGGCAAGCTGAGCAGGAACTTCAAGCATTTGAATCTTGATTTTCAGCTGATCAAAGACGAGGAAGGGAAGAGAAAGCTCAAGATCGATGCCTGGTTTGCAACAAGAAAGACCAGTGCTGCTATCAGGACCGCCCTGAGCCACGTGGAGAACTTGATTACTGGGGTCACCAAGGGGTACAGATACAAGATGAGGTTTGTGTATGCTCACTTTCCCATCAACGCTTCCATCACTAACAGCAACACTGCTATCGAGATCCGGAACTTTCTCGGCGAGAAGAAG GTTAGGAAGGTTGATATGCTTGAAGGGGTTAGTATTCTCCGATCTGAAAAGGTGAAGGATGAGCTCGTCCTAGATGGCAATGATATTGAGCTTGTTTCACGGTCGGCAGCTTTGATCAACCAG AAATGTCATGTCAAGAACAAGGATATCCGAAAATTTCTTGATGGTATCTACGTAAGTGAGAAGGGCACCGTGGTTGAGGAAGAATGA
- the LOC133683299 gene encoding large ribosomal subunit protein uL6-like produces MKTILSSETMDIPDGVKIKISARIIEVEGPRGKLSRNFKHLNLDFQLIKDEEGKRKLKIDAWFATRKTSAAIRTALSHVENLITGVTKGYRYKMRFVYAHFPINASITNSNTAIEIRNFLGEKKVRKVDMLDGVSILRSEKVKDELVLDGNDIELVSRSAALINQKCHVKNKDIRKFLDGIYVSEKGTVVEEE; encoded by the exons ATGAAGACAATTCTGTCGTCCGAGACCATGGACATCCCCGACGGGGTGAAAATCAAGATCAGTGCTAGAATAATAGAAGTGGAAGGCCCAAGAGGCAAGCTGAGCAGGAACTTCAAGCATTTGAATCTTGATTTTCAGCTGATCAAAGACGAGGAAGGGAAGAGAAAGCTAAAGATCGATGCCTGGTTTGCAACAAGAAAGACCAGTGCTGCTATCAGGACCGCCCTGAGCCACGTGGAGAACTTGATTACTGGGGTCACCAAGGGGTACAGATACAAGATGAGGTTTGTGTATGCTCACTTTCCCATCAACGCTTCCATCACTAACAGCAACACTGCTATCGAGATCCGGAACTTTCTCGGCGAGAAGAAG GTTAGGAAGGTTGATATGCTTGACGGGGTTAGTATTCTCCGATCTGAAAAGGTGAAGGATGAGCTCGTCCTAGATGGCAATGATATTGAGCTTGTTTCACGGTCGGCAGCTTTGATCAACCAg AAATGTCATGTCAAGAACAAGGATATCCGAAAATTTCTTGATGGTATCTACGTAAGTGAGAAGGGCACTGTGGTTGAGGAAGAATAA
- the LOC133681020 gene encoding large ribosomal subunit protein uL6, whose translation MKTILSSETMDIPDGVKIKISARIIEVEGPRGKLSRNFKHLNLDFQLIKDEEGKRKLKIDAWFATRKTSAAIRTALSHVENLITGVTKGYRYKMRFVYAHFPINASITNSNTAIEIRNFLGEKKVRKVDMLEGVSILRSEKVKDELVLDGNDIELVSRSAALINQKCHVKNKDIRKFLDGIYVSEKGTVVEEE comes from the exons ATGAAGACAATTCTGTCGTCCGAGACCATGGACATCCCCGACGGGGTGAAAATCAAGATCAGTGCTAGAATCATAGAAGTGGAAGGCCCAAGAGGCAAGCTGAGCAGGAACTTCAAGCATTTGAATCTTGATTTTCAGCTGATCAAAGACGAGGAAGGGAAGAGAAAGCTCAAGATCGATGCCTGGTTTGCAACAAGAAAGACCAGTGCTGCTATCAGGACCGCCCTGAGCCACGTGGAGAACTTGATTACTGGGGTTACCAAGGGGTACAGATACAAGATGAGGTTTGTGTATGCTCACTTTCCCATCAACGCTTCCATCACTAACAGCAACACTGCTATCGAGATCCGGAACTTTCTCGGCGAGAAGAAG GTTAGGAAGGTTGATATGCTTGAAGGGGTTAGTATTCTCCGATCTGAAAAGGTGAAGGATGAGCTTGTCTTAGATGGCAATGATATTGAGCTTGTTTCACGGTCGGCAGCTTTGATCAACCAg AAATGTCATGTCAAGAACAAGGATATCCGAAAATTTCTTGATGGTATCTACGTAAGTGAGAAGGGCACTGTGGTTGAGGAAGAATGA
- the LOC133693995 gene encoding RING-H2 finger protein ATL79-like, which translates to MRPAPLEAEAANISHLSPPPLHSRAPSCDPQVHSCKWWPYSNSNDFGANTAMILIILLCALICALVLNTAIRWFLRSNNNNSSDRLGELEEQRKPKDEADMATLVLATTQVYSAGMKLGGVEADCAICLSEFVEGEGIRVLGRCDHGFHVLCIEKWLSSHSSCPTCRRSCLASSPTSPEPDNCGVGNGHDSNSSQSAEPERSADNLSTNGNIPV; encoded by the coding sequence ATGAGACCAGCACCACTAGAAGCAGAAGCAGCGAACATCAGTCATCTATCTCCACCACCACTCCATTCTAGAGCTCCATCATGTGATCCTCAAGTTCATAGCTGCAAATGGTGGCCTTACTCAAACTCAAATGATTTTGGAGCCAACACAGCTATGATCCTCATCATTCTCCTCTGTGCACTCATTTGTGCTTTGGTTCTCAACACAGCTATTCGATGGTTCTTGCGAAGCAATAACAATAACTCTTCAGACCGCCTTGGCGAACTTGAGGAGCAGAGGAAACCCAAAGATGAGGCAGACATGGCAACGCTAGTGCTGGCTACGACACAGGTGTATTCTGCTGGAATGAAGCTTGGTGGGGTGGAGGCAGATTGCGCAATTTGCTTGTCAGAATTCGTGGAGGGTGAGGGGATTCGGGTGTTAGGGAGATGTGACCATGGATTCCATGTCCTTTGTATAGAAAAATGGTTGTCTTCTCATTCTTCCTGTCCTACTTGCCGCCGTAGTTGTCTTGCTTCCTCCCCCACTTCACCAGAACCTGACAATTGTGGCGTAGGAAATGGCCACGACAGCAACTCTTCTCAATCAGCAGAACCTGAAAGATCTGCAGACAATCTGAGCACTAATGGAAACATACCTGTGTAG